One segment of Comamonas thiooxydans DNA contains the following:
- the blaOXA gene encoding class D beta-lactamase: MNRRSLVLSALAAGFAQVTAAGPQLQEMTEWSRFFTEVDVQGSIVVLDARDNSEATYVYNVSRSGRRYSPASTFKIPHSLFALDAGLLRDEFQPIQWDGVKRPVEAWNVDQNLRSAMRNSTVWVYERFAKELGDARETAYMRKIEYGNALATGDKPFWVEGDLAISSFEQIVFLQRLYRNQLPFQVEHQRLVKDVMVNEAGPDWILRAKTGWTGKIGWWVGWVEWPSGPVFFALNMDTPNRLADLAKRQSVTRNVLRSIKALPTSA; encoded by the coding sequence ATGAATCGACGTAGTTTGGTCTTATCCGCCCTGGCCGCAGGGTTTGCTCAAGTGACGGCGGCTGGTCCCCAGCTTCAAGAAATGACCGAGTGGTCTCGGTTTTTCACAGAAGTCGATGTGCAAGGTAGCATTGTTGTTCTCGATGCACGCGATAACTCTGAAGCTACCTACGTCTACAACGTGTCGCGCTCCGGTCGGCGTTACTCGCCAGCCTCTACCTTCAAGATTCCGCACAGCCTGTTTGCGCTTGATGCAGGGCTGCTACGTGACGAATTTCAGCCCATTCAATGGGATGGTGTGAAACGACCTGTGGAGGCCTGGAACGTGGACCAGAATCTGCGCTCCGCGATGAGGAACTCCACCGTCTGGGTGTATGAGCGCTTCGCCAAGGAACTCGGCGATGCACGCGAGACCGCCTATATGCGAAAGATTGAGTATGGCAATGCGCTCGCCACTGGCGACAAGCCATTCTGGGTTGAGGGCGACCTCGCCATCTCATCCTTCGAGCAGATTGTTTTCCTGCAACGGCTTTACCGCAATCAACTGCCTTTCCAGGTCGAGCACCAGCGGCTTGTGAAGGACGTGATGGTCAATGAAGCGGGGCCTGACTGGATACTGCGTGCAAAAACGGGTTGGACCGGAAAAATCGGCTGGTGGGTGGGCTGGGTAGAGTGGCCCAGTGGCCCCGTCTTCTTCGCCTTGAACATGGACACTCCCAACAGACTTGCCGACCTTGCCAAACGGCAAAGCGTCACACGCAATGTTCTGCGCTCCATTAAAGCGCTACCCACTTCAGCATAG
- a CDS encoding VOC family protein — translation MSRFSIQHIDHIVLRVTDLERSIRFYQTVLGCTLVKRREDLGMVHLRAGASMIDLVNVEGPLGRAGGAAASGERRNVDHFCLRIEPFDEQAILTHLAGHGLEADGAVQRFGADGMGLSIYCKDPDGNQLELKGPASAD, via the coding sequence ATGAGCAGATTCAGTATTCAGCACATTGATCACATCGTGTTGCGCGTCACCGACCTGGAGCGCAGCATCCGCTTCTACCAAACGGTCCTGGGCTGTACCTTGGTGAAGCGTCGCGAGGATTTGGGTATGGTTCACCTGCGAGCTGGTGCATCCATGATTGACCTGGTGAATGTTGAGGGCCCTTTAGGCCGTGCGGGGGGAGCTGCGGCTTCAGGCGAGCGCAGAAACGTCGATCATTTTTGTCTGCGTATCGAGCCTTTTGATGAGCAAGCCATACTCACCCATTTGGCTGGTCATGGTCTCGAGGCTGATGGGGCGGTGCAACGCTTTGGCGCTGACGGCATGGGCCTGTCCATTTACTGCAAAGACCCGGACGGCAATCAGCTTGAACTTAAAGGGCCTGCGAGCGCCGATTGA
- a CDS encoding DMT family transporter, whose protein sequence is MNSKMALMTVTSLGMALLAGAILPFQAAANANVGRALGHPFWGAATSLVISLAVMVPMLILVKAPMPNFSTAFHGPWWLWIGGVLGAVYVASAAALIPKLGAGGFLVAVVAGQMVVAVLIDHFGVMGLEPKPINVMRVLGVLLILGGVFLIQGAGAARLAAAAIPVTSSVGVA, encoded by the coding sequence ATGAACAGCAAGATGGCATTGATGACGGTCACCTCACTGGGCATGGCCTTGCTGGCGGGGGCCATCCTGCCTTTTCAGGCCGCTGCAAATGCCAACGTAGGCCGTGCTCTTGGTCACCCTTTCTGGGGGGCCGCCACATCGCTGGTGATCAGCCTGGCCGTGATGGTGCCCATGCTGATTCTGGTCAAAGCCCCCATGCCGAATTTCAGCACTGCGTTTCACGGTCCATGGTGGTTGTGGATCGGCGGTGTCCTGGGAGCTGTTTATGTCGCCAGTGCTGCAGCCTTGATACCCAAACTGGGTGCCGGCGGATTTCTGGTTGCCGTAGTCGCAGGACAGATGGTCGTGGCGGTATTGATCGATCACTTCGGTGTCATGGGGCTGGAGCCCAAGCCCATCAACGTCATGCGTGTGCTGGGTGTGCTCCTGATTCTTGGCGGGGTGTTCTTGATCCAGGGAGCAGGAGCAGCCAGGCTTGCCGCCGCTGCGATCCCCGTTACCTCCAGCGTGGGCGTGGCTTGA